The following coding sequences are from one Halobacteriovorax sp. JY17 window:
- the glyA gene encoding serine hydroxymethyltransferase, with the protein MFHKDANSLSIMDSEITKLVELERVRQEEGLELIASENYTSKAVMEAQGTILTNKYAEGLPGKRYYGGCEVVDSIETLAIERVKELFGAKFANVQAHSGSGANMAAYFSLLEVGDKVLGMNLAEGGHLTHGSPVNFSGKLFEIIPYGLDLETETIDYQALRELAIKEKPKMIIAGASAYPRTIDFEKFRTIADEVGAYLMVDMAHIAGLVAAGLHPNPVPHAHVVTSTTHKTLRGPRGGIILTNDEELAKKINFNVFPGIQGGPLEHVIAAKAVSFKEALDPSYREYQKQVITNAKALGEKLQSEGIEIVSGGTDNHLLLLKTDSVNLSGKKAEHALEAAGITCNKNMIPGDKRSPFITSGVRIGTPAITTRGLTEKHMDQLGAWMSKALKNHDNEEVLKEVRAEVLALCKEFPVY; encoded by the coding sequence ATGTTTCATAAAGATGCAAATTCACTTAGCATAATGGACTCTGAGATTACAAAGCTAGTAGAACTAGAAAGAGTAAGACAAGAGGAAGGACTCGAACTTATTGCTTCAGAAAATTATACTTCTAAAGCAGTAATGGAGGCGCAAGGAACGATACTTACAAATAAGTATGCCGAAGGTCTTCCAGGTAAGAGATACTATGGTGGTTGTGAAGTTGTAGACTCTATTGAAACTCTAGCAATTGAAAGAGTTAAGGAATTATTCGGAGCAAAGTTTGCCAACGTTCAAGCTCACTCAGGATCAGGGGCCAATATGGCGGCCTACTTTTCACTCTTAGAAGTTGGCGATAAAGTTCTTGGAATGAATTTAGCAGAAGGAGGCCACCTTACTCACGGTTCGCCTGTTAATTTTTCAGGAAAGTTATTTGAAATTATCCCTTACGGACTTGATCTAGAGACTGAAACGATTGACTACCAAGCACTAAGAGAGCTTGCAATAAAAGAAAAACCAAAGATGATTATTGCTGGAGCTTCAGCATACCCTAGAACAATTGATTTTGAAAAATTTAGAACTATTGCCGATGAAGTTGGTGCATACCTCATGGTTGACATGGCCCATATTGCTGGTCTTGTTGCCGCAGGCCTCCATCCTAACCCGGTTCCTCACGCTCACGTTGTCACATCGACAACACATAAAACGCTTAGAGGACCAAGAGGTGGAATCATTTTAACTAATGACGAAGAACTAGCAAAGAAGATCAACTTCAATGTCTTCCCTGGAATTCAAGGTGGACCACTTGAGCATGTAATCGCAGCAAAAGCAGTCTCTTTCAAAGAAGCACTAGACCCTAGTTATAGAGAATATCAAAAACAAGTCATCACCAATGCAAAAGCTCTTGGAGAAAAACTTCAAAGCGAAGGGATTGAAATTGTTTCGGGGGGAACTGATAATCATCTTCTACTTTTAAAGACTGACTCTGTTAATCTATCAGGAAAGAAGGCCGAACACGCTCTTGAGGCTGCAGGAATCACTTGTAATAAGAATATGATTCCTGGAGATAAGAGGTCTCCATTCATTACTTCTGGTGTAAGAATTGGAACTCCGGCGATTACAACAAGAGGATTAACAGAAAAGCACATGGATCAACTTGGTGCTTGGATGTCTAAGGCATTAAAGAATCATGATAATGAGGAAGTGTTAAAAGAAGTTAGGGCCGAAGTCTTAGCTCTATGTAAAGAATTTCCTGTCTACTAA
- the fabF gene encoding beta-ketoacyl-ACP synthase II: MNRVVITGMGAICGLGHSLDEVWGNIVEGKPGISKIENTPIEKLAVQIGGEVKNFEIDPEILEAKEASRYDKFIHFALHSGYEAWRDAGLENHTYSPEKIGSILGVGMGGFPEIERSYETFMEKGPRRISPFFIPGIIPNMATGLLSIKLNLQGVNYTIASACASAAHAISAAAFEIMAGRQDVMITGGAESVLSNLPMGGFISMKALSKSIEEPEKASRPFDVDRNGFVIGEGAGILVLENYESAKARGAKIYAEVVGHGTSSDAHHITAPHPEGDGAYRCMKMCVDSAGITPDKVGYVNAHGTSTPLGDLGETKAIKKTFGDHAKNMYVSSTKSMIGHLLGAAGGVESIFCAMALYKGILPPTINLDNQDPECDLDYVANKAKEVQVEYALNNSFGFGGTNSSLLLKRYTE, encoded by the coding sequence ATGAATAGAGTTGTTATTACAGGAATGGGAGCCATCTGTGGTCTTGGTCATTCACTAGATGAAGTATGGGGAAATATCGTTGAAGGTAAGCCTGGTATTTCAAAAATTGAAAATACTCCAATCGAAAAACTCGCAGTGCAAATTGGCGGCGAAGTTAAGAACTTTGAAATCGATCCTGAAATCTTAGAAGCAAAAGAAGCTTCTAGATATGATAAATTCATTCACTTCGCTCTTCACTCAGGCTACGAAGCCTGGAGAGATGCAGGTCTTGAAAACCACACTTATAGTCCCGAAAAAATCGGATCTATCCTTGGTGTAGGAATGGGTGGTTTCCCAGAAATAGAAAGATCATACGAAACATTTATGGAAAAAGGTCCAAGAAGAATTTCTCCATTCTTTATTCCAGGAATTATTCCTAATATGGCCACAGGTCTTTTAAGTATTAAGCTTAACCTCCAAGGTGTGAACTACACGATTGCTTCGGCCTGTGCTTCGGCAGCTCACGCAATCTCTGCAGCAGCTTTTGAGATCATGGCCGGAAGACAAGATGTAATGATCACAGGTGGTGCAGAATCTGTTCTTTCCAACCTACCAATGGGTGGATTTATTTCAATGAAGGCACTTTCAAAAAGTATTGAAGAGCCAGAGAAGGCATCACGTCCTTTTGACGTTGATAGAAACGGATTTGTTATTGGTGAAGGTGCAGGAATTTTAGTTCTAGAAAATTACGAATCAGCAAAAGCTCGTGGAGCAAAAATTTATGCTGAAGTTGTGGGACATGGAACTTCAAGTGACGCTCACCATATTACAGCTCCTCATCCAGAAGGTGATGGTGCTTATAGATGTATGAAGATGTGTGTTGATTCAGCAGGTATTACTCCTGATAAAGTTGGCTATGTAAACGCTCACGGAACTTCAACACCACTTGGAGATCTTGGAGAAACTAAGGCAATTAAGAAAACTTTTGGAGATCATGCAAAGAATATGTATGTCTCTTCTACAAAGTCTATGATTGGCCACCTTCTAGGTGCTGCTGGTGGAGTCGAAAGTATTTTCTGCGCAATGGCGCTTTATAAAGGAATTCTTCCTCCAACAATTAACCTTGATAATCAAGACCCTGAATGTGATTTAGATTATGTTGCAAATAAGGCAAAAGAAGTTCAAGTTGAGTACGCACTTAATAACTCATTTGGTTTTGGTGGAACAAACTCATCACTTCTTCTTAAGAGATATACTGAATAA
- the acpP gene encoding acyl carrier protein has protein sequence MEEKVIKLVSDATKIDIAKINAGTSFVDDLNLDSLDIVELMMKMEDEFGVEIPEEDAEGLKSVSDVVTYLEKKQ, from the coding sequence ATGGAAGAAAAAGTAATTAAACTTGTAAGTGATGCAACTAAGATTGATATTGCAAAAATCAACGCAGGAACTAGCTTCGTAGACGATCTTAACCTTGATTCACTAGACATCGTAGAGCTAATGATGAAAATGGAAGATGAGTTTGGAGTAGAAATTCCAGAAGAAGACGCAGAAGGTCTTAAGTCTGTATCTGACGTTGTTACTTACTTAGAAAAGAAACAATAA
- the fabG gene encoding 3-oxoacyl-ACP reductase FabG, which produces MMAKFEDLKDKIVLVTGATRGIGKAIAMNLASQGAHVVFNFREGKEDIAKTIEEELKAAGATNATGVMFDVTNSEQIKTALDSFNKEHGAITGLVNNAGISKDQIVLRLKEEDIAQTIDTNLKGSILVTSALSRAFLRAENVSVVNISSVVGLMGNPSQIAYAASKAGMLGFTKSYAKELASRNVRCNAICPGFIETDMTEALDEKVKEAYLASIPLNRLGDVKEVANLVNFLLSSASSYITGEVIKIDGGLYI; this is translated from the coding sequence ATGATGGCCAAATTTGAAGATTTAAAAGACAAGATAGTTTTAGTTACTGGAGCAACAAGAGGAATTGGAAAAGCAATTGCAATGAACCTTGCCTCTCAAGGAGCTCACGTTGTTTTTAATTTCCGTGAAGGAAAAGAAGATATCGCTAAAACGATCGAAGAAGAATTAAAAGCTGCCGGTGCAACAAATGCAACAGGTGTTATGTTTGATGTAACTAATAGCGAGCAAATAAAAACGGCCCTTGATTCTTTTAATAAAGAACACGGAGCGATTACGGGACTTGTAAACAACGCAGGAATCTCGAAAGATCAAATTGTTCTAAGATTAAAAGAAGAGGATATCGCGCAAACAATTGATACAAATCTTAAAGGATCAATTCTTGTAACGTCAGCTCTCTCGAGAGCATTCCTTAGAGCGGAGAATGTTTCAGTGGTAAATATTAGCTCTGTTGTAGGTCTTATGGGAAATCCTTCCCAAATTGCTTACGCGGCCTCGAAAGCCGGAATGCTAGGATTTACAAAGAGTTATGCTAAGGAACTAGCCTCTAGAAACGTAAGATGTAACGCAATATGTCCAGGTTTTATTGAAACAGATATGACCGAAGCACTTGATGAAAAGGTAAAAGAGGCGTATCTTGCTTCGATCCCGTTAAACCGCCTTGGTGATGTAAAAGAAGTGGCTAACCTAGTGAATTTTTTACTAAGTAGCGCCTCATCATATATTACAGGGGAAGTTATTAAGATTGACGGCGGATTATATATTTAA
- the fabD gene encoding ACP S-malonyltransferase: MTKSVTLLFPGQGAQYVGMGKSLEGHTAFNLFEKANQALGFNLTQMMFEGPEDDLKLTKFTQPAILSHSVALFEKAKEILEEKNVKIDRVLGHSVGEYAALVAAGAISYEDALNAVHLRGKYMQDAVPEGKGKMFAIMKVPQEKIIDACKAASQEGSEVMPANFNEPSQIVISGEANACDRAVAWLEENWTEPYRAVELKVSAPFHSSLMKPAANNLHNAFTSIAFKDSTLPYIANVDAKEYPAGTSAQTIQDNLIKQVDGSVLWTQSIQELPDDTICIECGPGRVLMGLVRKINRNIKVISLDKEGAFDELKELLS; the protein is encoded by the coding sequence ATGACAAAATCAGTTACTCTATTATTCCCAGGTCAAGGTGCTCAGTATGTAGGGATGGGAAAGTCTCTCGAGGGTCACACAGCATTCAACCTCTTTGAAAAGGCAAATCAAGCTCTTGGCTTTAACCTAACTCAAATGATGTTTGAAGGACCAGAAGATGATCTCAAACTTACTAAGTTCACTCAACCTGCAATCTTAAGTCACTCTGTTGCTCTCTTTGAAAAAGCAAAAGAAATTCTCGAGGAAAAGAATGTAAAGATCGATCGTGTACTAGGTCACTCTGTTGGCGAATACGCAGCCCTTGTTGCCGCAGGAGCGATTTCTTATGAAGATGCTCTCAATGCAGTCCACCTTCGTGGAAAGTATATGCAAGACGCTGTTCCAGAGGGAAAAGGCAAAATGTTTGCCATCATGAAAGTTCCACAAGAAAAAATTATAGATGCCTGTAAAGCGGCTAGTCAGGAAGGCTCTGAAGTCATGCCAGCCAACTTTAACGAGCCATCACAAATTGTAATATCTGGAGAAGCTAATGCTTGTGATAGAGCTGTTGCATGGTTAGAAGAGAACTGGACAGAGCCTTATAGAGCGGTTGAGCTAAAAGTCTCGGCACCATTTCATTCATCATTAATGAAGCCTGCTGCAAATAATTTACATAATGCTTTCACTAGCATTGCATTCAAAGACAGCACTCTTCCTTATATTGCAAATGTTGATGCGAAAGAATATCCGGCAGGAACAAGTGCTCAAACAATTCAAGATAATTTAATTAAGCAAGTCGATGGTTCAGTACTCTGGACTCAAAGTATTCAAGAACTTCCTGATGACACTATTTGTATTGAATGTGGACCAGGAAGAGTTCTCATGGGACTTGTTAGAAAAATAAATAGAAATATCAAAGTCATCTCACTAGATAAAGAAGGTGCCTTTGATGAGCTTAAGGAGCTTCTATCATGA
- a CDS encoding beta-ketoacyl-ACP synthase III: protein MTEYKVKIKGTGMFVPKKVLTNDDLSKMVDTNDEWIFERTGIRERRISNTEGGEFPSDMAYHASLQALKAANLEPNDIDMILFGSVTPDYKLPNTAVILQQKLGITNHCAALDIAAACSGFVYGTNMAQAMVRTGMLKNILVVGSEMLSTEVNWEDRGTCILFGDGCGVAIIGRSEEGEESDILATHLGADGTGKEFFDQPIGGAVHPLTATHLDDRSHFMQMKGREMFKVATRTLAQNAKTVLEKANLKLEDVDWLVPHQANIRIIETTGKLLGIDPEKVIVNIDKYANTSAATVPMAFHEAIQDGRIKRGDIVLFDAFGAGLTTGATLLRY from the coding sequence ATGACGGAATATAAGGTAAAGATTAAAGGGACAGGAATGTTTGTTCCTAAGAAAGTTTTAACTAACGATGATCTTTCAAAAATGGTTGATACAAATGATGAGTGGATATTTGAGAGAACAGGTATTCGTGAGAGAAGAATTTCAAATACTGAAGGTGGAGAATTCCCAAGCGACATGGCCTACCATGCAAGTCTTCAAGCTCTGAAAGCAGCGAACCTAGAACCAAACGATATTGACATGATTCTCTTTGGTTCAGTTACTCCTGATTACAAACTTCCAAACACAGCAGTTATACTTCAACAAAAATTAGGAATTACTAATCACTGTGCAGCTCTTGATATTGCAGCTGCTTGCTCAGGTTTTGTTTACGGAACTAATATGGCACAAGCAATGGTTAGAACGGGAATGTTAAAAAATATTTTAGTCGTTGGTTCTGAAATGCTTAGTACAGAAGTGAACTGGGAAGACAGAGGGACCTGTATTCTCTTTGGTGACGGATGTGGTGTTGCAATCATAGGAAGAAGCGAAGAAGGCGAAGAGTCTGATATTCTCGCAACTCACCTAGGAGCTGATGGCACAGGTAAAGAATTCTTTGACCAACCAATTGGAGGAGCTGTTCATCCTCTTACGGCCACACACCTTGATGATAGATCTCACTTCATGCAAATGAAAGGTAGAGAAATGTTTAAAGTTGCAACAAGAACTCTCGCTCAGAATGCTAAAACAGTTTTAGAAAAGGCGAATTTAAAATTAGAAGATGTAGATTGGTTAGTTCCACACCAAGCCAATATTAGAATTATCGAAACAACAGGAAAGCTTCTTGGCATTGATCCTGAAAAAGTAATCGTAAATATAGACAAGTACGCCAACACTTCTGCCGCAACAGTGCCAATGGCATTTCATGAAGCAATTCAAGACGGAAGAATTAAACGTGGTGACATCGTACTATTTGATGCTTTTGGTGCAGGACTCACGACAGGGGCCACTCTACTACGTTACTAA
- the rpmF gene encoding 50S ribosomal protein L32, whose protein sequence is MAVPKKKTSVSKKGLRRAGQHHKLYANNNVVVDNTTGELTKKGCISPSGFWKGQKIFETKADREETTEE, encoded by the coding sequence ATGGCAGTACCAAAGAAGAAAACCAGTGTTTCAAAAAAAGGTTTAAGAAGAGCTGGGCAACACCATAAATTATATGCAAACAACAATGTTGTAGTTGATAACACAACTGGTGAATTAACTAAGAAGGGATGTATTTCTCCATCTGGTTTCTGGAAAGGTCAAAAGATCTTCGAAACAAAAGCAGATAGAGAAGAAACTACTGAAGAGTAA
- a CDS encoding DUF177 domain-containing protein, with protein MLQRDIKDKLDEYPRLESFLEEEREYHLDKSCEWVNDLLAELEENLEEHEKDPENRKMTVNLRIKRKGIPSYGEGLIVRGDFDCNFLTPCIKCLAPAAETARGEFSAVFITDKFEDAEEFDENLSVWADNSELEVYFHNRGKCHIKKVVHEHIYLGLNPYPLHSESCKGLCGQCGSDLNHDDCGHGAQ; from the coding sequence ATGTTGCAAAGAGACATAAAAGACAAACTAGACGAGTATCCAAGGCTCGAAAGTTTTTTAGAGGAAGAGAGAGAATATCATCTCGATAAATCATGTGAGTGGGTTAATGACTTACTTGCCGAGCTAGAAGAAAATCTAGAAGAGCACGAAAAAGATCCTGAAAATAGAAAAATGACCGTGAATCTTAGAATTAAGAGAAAAGGAATCCCTAGCTACGGCGAAGGACTGATCGTTCGCGGAGATTTTGACTGTAATTTTCTTACTCCTTGCATTAAATGCCTCGCCCCAGCAGCAGAAACAGCTAGAGGAGAATTTAGCGCTGTCTTTATAACTGATAAGTTTGAAGATGCAGAAGAATTCGACGAGAATTTATCTGTCTGGGCAGACAATTCAGAACTAGAAGTTTACTTTCACAATAGAGGAAAGTGTCACATTAAAAAAGTTGTTCATGAGCATATTTATCTTGGTCTCAACCCATACCCTCTGCATAGTGAAAGCTGTAAAGGCCTATGTGGACAATGTGGAAGTGACTTAAATCACGACGATTGTGGACACGGGGCCCAATAA
- a CDS encoding shikimate kinase, whose translation MIIAICGFMGAGKTSFLKMYPEANSVDLDKFMSEQLNQELGDFIRESGWEKFREFESKSLSLALDSIGEEGLLSLGGGSLDSLENRELLSKRGVKILHLAVTFEEAMKRIKGDENRPQLDKGREELLALFTQREEVFEKAQDCSLPSDSQVWPTNWTVLKSFF comes from the coding sequence GTGATTATAGCTATTTGTGGATTTATGGGAGCGGGGAAAACATCATTTTTAAAAATGTATCCCGAGGCCAATTCTGTTGATTTAGATAAATTTATGAGTGAGCAATTAAATCAGGAGCTAGGGGACTTTATTCGTGAGAGCGGATGGGAGAAATTTAGAGAATTTGAAAGTAAATCTCTTTCCTTGGCTCTTGATTCTATTGGGGAGGAGGGGCTTCTCTCCCTTGGCGGAGGCTCCCTCGACTCATTAGAAAATAGAGAACTTCTCTCCAAAAGAGGTGTTAAAATTTTACATCTCGCAGTTACATTTGAAGAGGCGATGAAGAGAATTAAAGGCGATGAAAATAGACCTCAATTGGATAAGGGCCGCGAGGAGCTTCTAGCTCTCTTTACTCAGCGGGAGGAGGTCTTTGAAAAAGCTCAAGACTGCTCTCTGCCCTCTGATTCTCAGGTCTGGCCAACAAATTGGACTGTTCTTAAATCTTTTTTTTAA
- the alr gene encoding alanine racemase, whose amino-acid sequence MRFRSRHIISFEKLESNFKKLKSICINNKIIFMVKANAYGHGVIPIVRHSVEKLGITEFGCASLGEALLLREELYDLEFEIYVFSDVQVELRECAEIYLNRRIVPVISNREDLDFILTNREFENFPLFIKFNTGMNRLGLEMSSVDEVIKSLKIAGRKSVYHLMTHLSSSSMPIKTNKRNLLQFENFEKIKKSFKDANIEVEASSISNSGAIEQGAGLLETHVRPGLMMYGPSSLLPQYSQLSQWTGEIISKLETYVISLFDVEKGQPVGYGATPCPSAGRVAIIALGYGDGFSTRYLGAHLYHRDIAGKIVGRVNMDMAQVFFSSDNLPELKVGDTFTVWNHSVESFSEFCQDVKIIPYEVFINLTQRVPKIYS is encoded by the coding sequence ATGAGATTTCGCTCTAGGCACATCATTAGTTTTGAAAAATTAGAAAGTAACTTTAAGAAACTCAAAAGTATTTGTATAAATAATAAAATTATTTTTATGGTTAAGGCCAATGCTTACGGGCATGGCGTAATTCCCATTGTTCGCCACAGTGTCGAAAAACTTGGGATAACTGAATTTGGATGCGCTAGTCTTGGAGAAGCTCTTTTACTTAGAGAAGAATTATACGATCTAGAATTTGAAATCTATGTATTTTCCGACGTTCAAGTTGAGCTTAGAGAGTGTGCTGAGATTTATTTAAATAGAAGAATTGTTCCCGTCATCTCAAATCGAGAAGATCTAGATTTCATTTTAACAAATCGTGAATTTGAAAACTTCCCACTTTTTATAAAGTTTAATACTGGTATGAATAGACTTGGGCTTGAGATGTCTAGCGTTGATGAAGTGATTAAGAGTCTTAAAATTGCAGGAAGAAAATCAGTCTATCATTTAATGACTCACTTATCTTCTTCCTCAATGCCAATAAAAACCAATAAGAGAAACCTCTTACAATTTGAAAATTTTGAGAAAATTAAGAAATCTTTTAAAGATGCTAATATTGAAGTTGAAGCTAGTTCTATTTCAAATTCTGGGGCCATTGAGCAAGGTGCAGGTCTTTTAGAAACTCATGTTAGACCAGGACTTATGATGTATGGGCCAAGTTCATTGCTTCCGCAGTACTCGCAGCTTAGTCAGTGGACTGGTGAAATTATTTCAAAACTTGAAACTTATGTCATCTCTCTCTTTGATGTAGAGAAGGGACAGCCTGTTGGTTATGGTGCGACACCTTGCCCATCGGCAGGAAGGGTGGCCATTATTGCTCTTGGATATGGAGACGGTTTTTCAACTCGCTATCTCGGAGCGCATTTATATCATAGAGATATTGCTGGAAAAATTGTCGGTCGAGTAAATATGGATATGGCACAAGTTTTCTTTTCAAGTGATAACTTGCCAGAGCTAAAAGTGGGGGACACTTTCACAGTCTGGAATCATTCAGTTGAGAGCTTTAGTGAATTTTGTCAGGATGTCAAAATTATTCCTTACGAAGTATTTATCAATCTGACTCAGAGAGTTCCTAAGATTTATTCTTAA
- a CDS encoding FHA domain-containing protein, which produces MKFYLINLESSDFFEVLDQLSVGRKDNCDLVLRDDLVSGRHCRFHIKEHLLFIEDLNASNPVQINNLQIESNSKVKLRNKDKIKIGSIEFYLSTQLPKNELTYKSLILEKVKIHETFDSDLDFEKNEKHWKDSNAPRPQINRKKPKIHNPSSSNSNPVNSGGDTLEDLQVQVIKLSENMTLLNEKLCKTKKFSGEEIQEKISLYSEKISHYTKKRDEVFAIQNLQEQLLELKNKKKELEFKIRNLDPEK; this is translated from the coding sequence GTGAAATTTTATCTAATTAACTTAGAATCTTCTGATTTTTTTGAAGTATTGGACCAGCTTAGCGTAGGAAGAAAGGATAACTGTGATCTAGTCCTAAGAGATGATCTCGTTTCAGGTAGGCACTGTAGGTTTCATATAAAAGAGCATCTACTCTTTATTGAAGATTTAAATGCTTCAAATCCAGTTCAGATTAATAACCTTCAAATAGAATCAAATTCAAAAGTAAAATTAAGAAACAAAGATAAAATCAAAATTGGCTCAATAGAGTTCTATTTAAGTACACAATTGCCAAAGAATGAATTAACTTACAAATCTCTTATTCTAGAGAAAGTAAAAATACATGAGACCTTTGATTCTGACTTAGACTTTGAAAAGAATGAAAAGCACTGGAAAGACAGTAACGCTCCACGCCCTCAAATAAATAGAAAGAAGCCCAAGATTCATAATCCCTCTTCTTCTAACTCTAATCCAGTAAATTCAGGCGGCGACACGTTAGAGGATTTACAAGTACAAGTGATTAAATTATCAGAAAATATGACATTACTAAATGAGAAACTTTGTAAAACAAAGAAGTTTTCTGGAGAAGAGATTCAAGAAAAAATTTCTCTTTATTCTGAAAAAATAAGTCACTATACAAAGAAAAGAGATGAAGTTTTTGCGATTCAAAACCTACAAGAACAACTCTTGGAATTAAAGAATAAAAAGAAGGAACTCGAGTTTAAAATTCGAAATCTCGACCCCGAAAAATAA
- a CDS encoding ABC transporter permease — MTLVTTQFKKIVEMIGQATIENIQGLGNICRFISKFFYWILKPPFRFKLFAEQFYFIGNKSLFIITLAGSFTGMVMAYQTYFGFKLINVDSLVGSVVAISLAKELAPVLSGLIVAGRAGAAMAAQIGTMKVTEQVDALEVMGIDSYQYLAVPRILAATFALPMLSIAFLFVGNVGSYIVGTVALMIDETMYLSKLGEFMFVGDIIQGIIKATVFGFIIAVIGTYFGFNVTKGAEGVGKGTNLAVVWGMISVLVLDYFLTSFLIQVL, encoded by the coding sequence ATGACTCTAGTAACAACACAATTCAAAAAAATTGTAGAAATGATTGGTCAGGCTACAATCGAGAACATTCAAGGTCTCGGTAATATATGTCGCTTCATTTCTAAATTCTTCTACTGGATTTTAAAACCTCCTTTTAGATTTAAACTCTTTGCTGAGCAGTTCTACTTTATTGGGAATAAATCCCTTTTTATTATCACTTTGGCCGGAAGCTTTACTGGAATGGTAATGGCCTACCAGACTTACTTTGGTTTTAAATTAATAAATGTAGATTCACTTGTTGGTTCGGTGGTCGCGATCTCCCTCGCAAAAGAGCTTGCTCCAGTTTTAAGTGGACTCATTGTTGCTGGAAGAGCTGGAGCTGCAATGGCCGCTCAAATTGGAACAATGAAAGTGACAGAACAAGTGGATGCTTTAGAAGTAATGGGAATTGACAGCTATCAATATCTAGCAGTTCCGAGAATCCTTGCCGCAACTTTTGCTCTTCCAATGTTAAGTATAGCATTTCTCTTTGTTGGAAATGTTGGATCATATATTGTTGGAACAGTGGCCCTGATGATTGACGAAACTATGTATTTGTCAAAACTCGGTGAATTTATGTTCGTTGGTGACATTATTCAAGGAATAATCAAGGCGACAGTTTTTGGTTTTATTATTGCCGTTATAGGAACTTACTTCGGATTTAATGTAACAAAGGGTGCTGAAGGAGTGGGGAAGGGAACAAATCTTGCTGTTGTTTGGGGAATGATTTCTGTTCTCGTTTTAGACTACTTCTTAACCAGTTTTCTAATTCAGGTACTTTGA
- a CDS encoding ATP-binding cassette domain-containing protein: protein MKFENPAISISNLTKIFGKHTVLNNLNFDIPRNKITTILGFSGAGKSTLLKHMLGLHQPTSGKVSVLGSDLSTLDPMKLREFRQNFGMLFQYAALFDSKSAVENVAFPMREFTKLSEEEILEKSKDLLQSVGIKEVSYGGLPSELSGGMRKRVGLARGLALNPHIMLYDEPTTGLDPITTKMVNDLIVDTAERNSDRGMTSIIISHDVKATLRISDFVAFLDRGSIVEYLPVEEFKKSTNPLVQEFINL from the coding sequence ATGAAGTTTGAAAATCCTGCCATTAGCATTTCTAATTTAACAAAGATATTTGGAAAACATACAGTTTTAAATAATTTAAACTTTGATATTCCAAGAAATAAAATTACCACGATTTTAGGTTTCTCAGGTGCAGGAAAGTCTACGCTTTTAAAACATATGCTTGGTCTGCACCAGCCCACTAGCGGAAAAGTTTCGGTTCTTGGGAGTGATCTTTCAACCCTTGATCCAATGAAGCTTAGAGAATTTAGACAAAACTTTGGAATGCTATTTCAATATGCGGCCCTCTTTGATTCTAAGAGTGCTGTGGAAAATGTTGCTTTTCCAATGAGAGAGTTCACAAAGCTTTCAGAAGAAGAAATTCTTGAAAAGTCTAAAGATCTTTTACAATCAGTAGGTATTAAAGAAGTTTCCTATGGAGGCTTACCATCTGAATTGTCTGGTGGAATGAGAAAGAGAGTGGGACTCGCTAGAGGACTTGCTCTTAATCCACATATTATGCTTTATGATGAACCTACAACAGGACTTGATCCAATTACGACAAAAATGGTCAACGATTTAATTGTAGATACAGCAGAGAGAAATAGTGACCGAGGAATGACGTCAATTATCATTTCACATGACGTAAAAGCTACCCTTAGGATTTCTGACTTTGTAGCCTTCTTAGACCGTGGTAGTATTGTTGAGTACTTACCTGTGGAAGAATTTAAAAAATCAACAAACCCTCTTGTGCAGGAATTTATTAATTTATGA